One segment of Mycoplasmopsis glycophila DNA contains the following:
- a CDS encoding tyrosine-type recombinase/integrase has protein sequence MKYIYSLNHYEPKEFAEFYLSSQEVKNKETARMVKVAFNKFLLPGYIVDIDYINNVKTNLANKNNPNYVRTLTTIIKTFIKTINKRFSMNLAEWNIELPDKIDTIKKSLSIKELDQFFEILKSKGSKELLFYITFLYHNQARSEEFFKVFEEDKFFWINEVSSYGTITRAVKGGENRYFIIPKEYAQTYKKEYQSLKKNSNDIEALKRKMRMQLDRFAKAFIYTLEDWNPNSKITTHIFRHSKATNAYYLGVDPNKISASLGHRPGSETVFNHYIKVDQTYKLEAWKELNEAPQIKEVLTKSQEQHIKELTQTIERFSKREAETLESNKFLKNELDKLRQEQKEQKKEAEQLYKLVRDLTNILENTSDYKQIKIKKHLERIHQKTENIKARSEHF, from the coding sequence ATGAAATATATTTATTCGTTAAATCATTATGAACCTAAAGAGTTTGCGGAATTTTATTTATCAAGTCAAGAAGTAAAAAACAAGGAAACCGCAAGAATGGTAAAGGTAGCATTTAACAAATTCCTTTTACCTGGTTATATTGTTGATATTGATTATATTAACAACGTTAAAACAAATTTAGCTAACAAAAATAACCCTAACTATGTTAGAACATTAACAACAATTATAAAAACATTCATTAAGACAATCAACAAGCGTTTTTCAATGAATTTAGCAGAGTGAAATATTGAGCTACCTGATAAGATAGACACAATTAAAAAGAGCCTTTCAATCAAGGAACTTGACCAGTTTTTTGAAATTCTTAAAAGCAAAGGAAGTAAGGAACTACTCTTTTATATCACTTTCCTTTATCACAATCAAGCAAGAAGCGAAGAGTTCTTTAAAGTGTTTGAAGAAGATAAGTTTTTTTGAATAAATGAAGTAAGTAGCTACGGGACAATAACAAGAGCAGTAAAGGGCGGAGAAAATAGATACTTTATCATTCCAAAGGAATACGCACAAACATATAAAAAAGAGTATCAATCATTAAAGAAAAATAGCAACGATATCGAAGCACTTAAAAGAAAAATGAGAATGCAGCTCGATCGTTTTGCTAAAGCTTTCATTTATACCCTTGAAGATTGAAACCCTAACAGCAAAATCACAACTCACATATTCAGACACTCAAAAGCTACCAACGCGTATTATCTAGGGGTAGATCCTAATAAAATTAGTGCGAGTTTAGGACATAGACCAGGAAGCGAGACGGTATTTAACCATTATATTAAAGTCGATCAAACTTATAAGCTTGAAGCTTGAAAAGAGCTTAACGAAGCACCACAAATTAAAGAAGTATTAACTAAATCACAAGAACAACACATAAAAGAATTAACGCAAACAATAGAAAGATTTAGCAAAAGAGAAGCGGAAACATTAGAAAGTAATAAGTTTCTTAAAAACGAACTTGATAAGTTAAGACAAGAACAAAAAGAGCAAAAGAAGGAAGCGGAGCAACTTTATAAGCTTGTAAGGGACTTAACTAATATACTTGAAAATACTTCTGATTATAAACAAATAAAAATTAAAAAGCACCTTGAACGTATACATCAAAAAACTGAAAATATTAAAGCAAGGTCGGAACACTTTTAA